One window of the Sparus aurata chromosome 17, fSpaAur1.1, whole genome shotgun sequence genome contains the following:
- the LOC115566816 gene encoding prostaglandin reductase 3, producing MSSLLLLPRHGGRALSVIAGLRSTDALSGVHSTARRFIVDMSYSAHFMDFKGSSIPSSMRKLVVNKLSPNFREAVSMQSVAVPTPGDADLLVRNRFVGINASDINYSAGRYDPSVKPPFDAGFEGIGEVVGLGLSASSRYTVGDTVAYFGSGAFAEYTVVPAKESVPVPAVKPEFLTLLVSGATAYIALKRLGDLAKGETVLVTAAAGGTGQFAVQFAKQAGCHVIGTCSSDEKAGFLKSIGCDRPINYKTEDLAKTLRKEYPKGVDVVYESVGGSIFELAVNSLANKGRLIVIGFISGYQSASGIPPLKGGTLPVKLLQRSASVRGFFLPHFISDYREALGSMMQLYAKGKLVCEVDGGDLAQEGRFTGLESVFRAVDYMYDGKNLGKVVVDVAPPSVSSSKL from the exons ATgtccagcctgctgctgctgccgaggCACGGCGGGAGAGCGCTGTCGGTGATCGCGGGGCTCAGAAGCACCGACGCACTTTCAGGAGTTCATTCGACTGCGCGGCGCTTCATCGTAGATATGTCCTACTCGGCGCACTTCATGGATTTCAAGGGATCCTCCATACCGAGCAGCATGAGGAAGCTGGTTGTAAACAAGCTTAGTCCGAATTTCCGAGAGGCCGTCTCTATGCAGAGCGTCGCGGTCCCGACGCCCGGGGACGCGGACTTACTCGTCAGAAATCG TTTTGTGGGGATCAACGCTTCTGATATTAATTACTCAGCAGGCCGGTACGATCCCTCGGTGAAGCCCCCCTTCGATGCCGGTTTCGAGGGTATCGGAGAGGTCGTCGGCCTCGGCCTCAGCGCCAGCTCCCGTTACACCGTGGGGGACACTGTGGCCTACTTCGGCAGCGGTGCGTTCGCTGAGTACACGGTGGTGCCGGCCAAGGAAAGCGTGCCTGTACCTGCGGTGAAGCCAGAGTTCCTCACCCTGCTGGTCAGCGGTGCCACGGCCTACATCGCCCTGAAACGTCTGGGCGACCTGGCCAAAGGTGAGACGGTCCTGGTCACAGCGGCCGCTGGTGGAACGGGACAGTTCGCAGTGCAGTTTGCCAAACAGGCCGGCTGTCATGTGATCGGCACCTGTTCTTCAGACGAGAAAGCTGGCTTCCTCAAATCCATCGGCTGCGACAGGCCCATCAACTACAAGACAGAAGACCTGGCCAAGACGCTGAGGAAAGAGTACCCAAAAGGTGTCGATGTGGTGTATGAGTCAGTGGGAGGCAGCATCTTCGAACTCGCAGTGAACAGTCTGGCCAATAAGGGGCGGCTGATCGTGATTGGCTTCATCTCGGGGTACCAGAGCGCATCAGGGATCCCGCCCCTCAAAGGGGGAACACTGCCGGTGAAGCTGCTCCAGAGGTCGGCCAGTGTTCGGGGTTTCTTCCTGCCCCACTTCATCAGTGACTACAGGGAGGCTCTGGGTAGCATGATGCAGTTGTATGCCAAGGGGAAGCTGGTGTGTGAGGTGGATGGAGGGGATTTGGCTCAGGAGGGGAGGTTCACAGGATTGGAGTCAGTGTTCCGGGCTGTGGACTACATGTATGATGGGAAAAACCTGGGCAAGGTGGTGGTGGATGTGGCACCACCCtctgttagcagcagtaagctgTGA